Part of the Aquila chrysaetos chrysaetos chromosome Z, bAquChr1.4, whole genome shotgun sequence genome is shown below.
CTGCTGGACAAGCAAGCATGAGTCAGCAGCATCCCCTTCCAGTGACAAAGGCTAACTGCATACTGGGCTGCATCAGCAAGAGCATAGCCAGTGGATCAGGGCAAGTGGTTAGTACCCTCTAACCTGCACTTGTGAAGCTGCATCTAAAAAGCTGTCTGCTTTTAGGTTCCCCAGCACAAAAGAGACTGACCAACTGTGGGAAGTCCAGCGGAAAACGACTAAGGTGGTTGGAGTGTGGCTGGAGGCCCAGAGAGATGGGTTTGTCTAACTTGGAGAGACTAAGGCAGGATGCAAATGCTGTCTCCTACCAGTTGAAACGCTAGTGATGGTGGGCCTGCTTCAGGGAAAACAGAGCTAGACTCTCCTCAGTGGTACACAAGGATAGGACAAGGAGCACCTTTGTAGGTTGCAACATTGTAAGTTCCCATTGGACAAAAAGAAATGATGTTTCACTACAAAGATGATCAAGCACTGCAACAGGCTGCCTAAACAGACTGTAATCACCAGCCTTAGAGACCTGAAAACTCAACTGAACGAAGCCTGAGCAACCTTATCTAATGCTGAAGTTagtcctgctttgagcaggtcACTGGACCAGacacctccagaggtccctttcagcCTATTTCTTCTACTGTTCTAAATAATGGGTTTAAATATATTATGTATTTACTTTAGAACTTTACTTGTTCTATTAAGGTATTTCTGGCATCCTGGACTTCTTGGAACAGGTTGGAATCATCAGCCTCCCGCAGCAGCTTTTGCTCAAAATTTTTCCCATCATCCAAATCAGAAGTAGGTTTCCAAATTATTTGTTCCTTAGTCACAACATCAACCAGTCCTCTGAAGGTCTTGGCTTCCCCAATGGGGAGCTGCAAATAAAGTAGGGATTTTAGACAGCtgcaaaaaattaagaaaggagTTCCATTcgaaagaaagcaaataaacatttaatttctaagCTTACCTGTAAAAGCAAAGGTTTTGTCTTCAACTTTTGTTTGATACTCTCAACAGCATATGTAAAACTATATTAAAAGAACAGATACTAAGTTACACAAAACTTAATGATATAGTAAAATAGGTTTAACATTCCTTATTTACTGACTACTCctaaaattacacaaaaataaGCATCTGCATAATCAAAGATGTATATAGTAAGTATTAACATAATTGGCTTGCTCTATTCTTAATGGAAAAACTTTAACTTGATTAGATACATTCTCTTAAAAGGTTTTTAGCAATGATTAAAATAACTCTCTAAATACCTTGCCCTGTTTTTGTCCATCTTGTTCAAAAAGCAAATTCGTGGTATCTGATGTTTGTCCGCTTGTCTCCACACTGTCAGAGTTTGGGCctaaagcaaaagacaaaatggaaacattagTGTCTGTAGCTGAACTATACACTTCCGAATACTGCTGAGGGACCGAGTTCAGAGTACAGAAAGGAACTATGCTGAATGTGTTGTGACAATCCTATTATCTAGCAGTACAGATGAACTCCAAAAGCAActttgtctcttctcccagctgttGTCATTCACTGTCCTTCACTAAGGGCACATAGGCATACGGGCAAGGGAACATGGAGAGAAACTAAGCATTACACGGGATATATATGGAAAAAACTCTGTAATGTAGAGACTTAAGACTTCATTGCCAAGATACTTAAGCACACACAGGCAAGCATTTCTGTGGCTACACATACAACACTAAAAACTACTGTGGTTTTGCTAGTAATTTGTGTACTGCTGAGCCATTTatgatacacatttttatttgaaagttaGAACACATATATATGACAATCAGTTCAGATTCAGAAATAGTCTCTTACCAATACATGGAAATAATGCAAGAATTTCctacagtttcagaaaaaaaacccacaagcagatctaattgttttggttttgggggtgggggctgTTACTCAGTTCAGGTTCATATATGATGGTTCCTAAATGCTTTCCAATAGCAAGTTAAATAATGTGACTTTCACTGATCAAGAGTTCTCTCACCCCTCATCTATCAAAAAGGTATGTCCCATGTAACAGTGATTTCACAACGTGTAACTTCTCTACAGGATTGAACTGCTCAAGCATCTCATGCTATAAAGTCAAACTCCAGCCTGCCTCCACCTTTTCTTTACTATGCCCCAAAGGGCATGTTAAATAGGCCATtgggcagggagaaaattactcattttctacatgaaaactgaaaatgagaaatgaacaGATActcatttctttccactggTGGAGCTAGCCAGAAGCATTCACCTCAATCAACGTTTGTAAAGGacagcaacaaaacaacaacccccccTAGACTTCAATGGGAATCCCACTTATTTGCTCCTTATTACCATGGAAATTCCTGTATACTAACAGCACTTGAAATTAAATACTCAGCTTCCTGAAGCTGAATTTTTATCAAAGCATCAAAAGAGATAATACAGAGCAACACCTCTgtactactattattatttcagtctgatttaagttgttagaaaaaaaaaataaaatctatcaATTCTTTTTACCTCAACACCAGCTGCAGCATCAAACACCGCTACAGCTCCATCCAGGACTCTCAAGCAACGCTCAACTTCCACTGTAAAGTCCACATGACCTAAAAAACAATCTTCCTTTTATACCATCATAAATCAAACAGGCAACATCAACAagtcattacaattttttttttttaaatgtcagaacAACCCTGTCTTCacttgcagagaaataaaaccatcaGTCCTGGAAACACATAAGATTGTTACATTGCAATCCCAGAACTGAGAGCAATTTAGTGTGGAAATGTGTGAGGTCAATTTAAACAAGCTAGATTAGGCACCAGTAAACAATAATTAGGCAAAGCTAAACAGAGGTCAGTATAGGCCTTTTTACTGCCACAATTAAACCAATTAAATAGCGCATCGTATTTAAAACTAAGACTTAGGTTCTACAACACCCCACCTCATCTACTCTCCCCTAATAATGAGAGTACTGCTAAAGTGTAGTACCTGGGGTGTCAATCAGATTGATTCTGTAGTCCTTCCAGTCAAATGTAACAGCAGCAGACTGAATGGTAATACCACGTTCTCGCTCCTGTACCATAAAATCTGTCACTGTGTCCCCATCATCAACATCTGTGAATAGGAAGCAGGATTACAGTTGGGTAGGTAAATAATTCAAAAGCTGAAATTGTCTTTGAATACAGATGCTGAGAGAGATCTGGAAATACTGTCCCTTTTGTATATGTATAAGCTATGAAAACTAGcctttttcataaaatgataATGTCAGCTAATTTACCCAGGCTCCctttccagaaaacaaatgctCTGTAAGTCAAAGACAAGCAATTCCAACAacctttttgttgttcttaatCCTAGTAACACCACGAGAAACTTAAAAACTAAAGCAAAGTCCAAAATCACAAACAAACTACAGTTTTAAGAAACCTCGCCGCACTCATTGTATGgaatgtgacattttaaaattcagtaattaAAAGGTAATTAagttaaagttaaaaaaaaacccaaacaacaaaacccccaaaagatAAGTAAGAGGTTGGGTtttgcatggtttttttttttattttttataaaaagagaaGCAGGCCACCAAGTTTTTAAACAAGCAGGCTACCATGTTTAACCGCTCCACAAGCCTAACATCTTCTACCATTCCCGTACACAGTAGAGAACAgggaattaaatttaaaaggtcAAAAGGTAGCACAAATGGAGGCTGCTGTGACCCTTTCAATCTTGAAGAATTCTATGAAAGTTGTTGATGCAAGGAATTCTTCCTGTGCTAtggctttcaaaagaaatagttACTTTTTGTTAATCTGGTTTCTTTACAGGTCAAAAGAGaactgaagaaacagctttACCAAACAGCCAATGAGCAACAAGTAAAACAAGGAGAACCTCTAATTAAGTGTTAAGCAAATCAATGCActaaaagtaaaagaaaaatatgaaccTATGATTACTCAAAGTACAACTGCCTTAGAACATAATGGAATGTGCATTAAAATTTCATCATACTGCAGCACAACTTTGGAACAACTGGCTTCTATGCTAAGTATTCCACCAGCAACCTCTAAATGCTTCGCACGTTATTGTACACTATTAAATCTCTCAAACctactgaaatagaaaaagtatttctaaccTCCAAGTGTTCTTATGTATCCAGAATAATACAGCATTCTCTCCGTTGTCGTAGTCTTCCCTGCATCAATGTGGGCCATAATGCCAATGTTTCGGATTCTGCATAATgtgaaaacattgcttttacTGCggtcatttttttattcagtgataTTGTTACTTGTATAAACAATTAATATTCACTGAGAATAGCATACCAGATGAataacatttttcctctgttgcatATCTGATACAGCATACATTCTGGTACTGAAGTACATTAGTATTGAAATGGTGGATTTTCTTCAGATCAGTAGTACTCAAGAGTTTTGGAACAGGTTTCCATGCTTCACTTCAGGGGAAGGCCACTTCTTGGCCTCATCCGCACCCATCTGCCCTCCCCACAGACAGAAGCAGCCCCTCCACCCTCTCGTCCACCCCAGTCCCTAACTCCTGGTGCCTGAAACAATCCATTGCGTATATACCCTTTATGCCCCAAATATAACATCCAAGTTCCCATGAAGTTGTTCTTGATTCTGTCCAGCCAAGTCTTCCACTCTGAAGTGCCTCGCCAGCAGCTTCCAAAACTGCTTCACTAGCTCTGCGCATCACAGGCTTGCGATCAGCTCCCATTTCACCATTAATGCTAGCTGAATTTGCCCTCAGGACAGAAGTAGTCTTCCAAGGGAACTTTACCCTCAAGCCATTTCTTCGGCAGCTGAGCCCCTAATTACCTTGCCCTCCTTACTAAGGCCCACACTTAACACCGCTGAGTACTCCCACTAACACAAAGTATACAGCCCTGCCCACAGCAGTGGTCTAGCTGCCAAGACATCCCTCCCGCCTTGTTCAGCTCCCAGCAGCCACCACGGATTCAGAGCTTCCCTAAGTGTCCAGTTTTCGTTCTGATGATGTAAACAAGAGACAGTCCAAGACCTCTCCAACACCAACAACCATTCTATATTGAAATgtcagaagggtaaaagtaaaGTAAAAGTACTAACTTTAATTTAGAACATGCACACGAACTATGCATGTGATGGGCATAGCAACAACCCATGACTTTTTATCACATCAATTGCTCTGACTGCCAtctgcatctgaaaaataagctAGCATGACATACCTGGATATATGAGGATTAATGACAGAACGCAGAGACTTAACATCCCCTggagacaaacaaaacaaaacaacaatttGTAAGACTGATCCCAATGTAGAAATGATggattttaacaaaattaaatatatttaagaaaactcctaaaaaacttattaaaaaaaagattcagagcCACAACCCATGACAATCTGTAATCTCCACCACTTCAAATTTCTAAAGATATGTACTTTTCAGtaaatctctctctcaaaaaacaGAAACTCTTCAAAACGGCTGTAATTTAGAAACAATAGGAAAAAGTCAACACAGAAAAGTATCATCAGCACAGTAAAATCTTACTTTGCAGAAGCAATAATAAAACATGCCACAGTTCAAGACAACTGTAATGTTGACATTCATCTGAACCGACTATTAGATAACAAATTTCAAAAGtcatttctcctttaaatgCTGAAGCTAGACAGCATAATTCTCAGGGAGAAAACACAAACTGACCTAGGTTAAGAAAACATAGGACTGAGGAGTTTTAAATGCGTATTTTCTTGAAAGATATTTCCTCTCTCACACCGTATTTAGTTGGAAAGTAAGCTACCAAGACAAATTTTTATAAAACTAATCCATAATTCAGTTACTCAAGCTATTTAAGTTGTGTTTCAGGAACTCACTTTCCTAGTACTTTAGTTTATCTTTCATAGGCCAAACAGAATTcaacaatatttaaattaacattCCTTCACCATCTACAGATCAACCCTCTTACCAGAGAGACATTAAAGAGGCATCTTATAGGTTAACATCCTGACGAGAAGACTGATCTTAGGAGAAGCAAGGTAGCAGGCTGGAAATTCACCAAGACCCACAAGACCActgctcccctcccccaaatAAAAACTCCAACCAACCAGTTTCTAAATTAACCCACAAAATAACACATTGGTATGTTTGAGATGTCTTGCTTGCCTAAGTCACGGTATCTTCTTGTGTACGGAATAAAGCTGTGCCTCCATGTGACACAGTCAAgtattcagcacagaaaaaccGGGGATGAATACAGTAGACAGCAAGGACATTGCATAGACAACTACATAGAAACAGTAATACGTAGCAACAGAGACTGTGCTGACATTAGCAATTAAGAGTAAGTCGTCTTCTCATGTAGATGACTGCAGGTTAAAGACTTTTGCAAAGATACACAGTGATGAATccattaacaatttttttttttaaaaagaagttggTTACCTACCAGttaccaatatttttttcccatctccaTGCTGATGTAGAAAAAGCATCCCTGACTCCCAACACTACCTTATATCAGTCGATTTCCATTCAATCTCAGTGTAGCTACtcaaaaagccagcaaaaattgcctttaactgaaattttgttttctatgcATCTTATTCTTTTTACTCTCTTTTATCCTGagtctgcaaagaaaatacactAATGATAACTTAAAACTTCTATTTAATCAGATTCCTGTCTTTCCCCCCTTGTCCAACATGCTGGCTATCATCAGTTACTTGATAACCAGTTAATACTTCAGGCAACTGGACAGAGGTTGCAGCACACTTCACAACTGATCTGACTCCTTATACATCTGtaactttcccttttcttattttctaaagGCTTTATACAATACATTTATTGAGAAAAGAGCAGCAATACAAAACACTTCTTTCCAGTCCTTGAACCTTTTAACTGCTCTGTTAAAGTTCTGTGCGCTTCATACACCAAATTCTATAAATAATGACCAAAAGAATACAATAAAACACAACTTAGAAAGCATTCTTACTCATTTTTAGAGTAATCCTTActactaagaaaataatttaaacttaTACCTGGTGCAGAACTGTAGTTTCTTAGACTGCAGTTTTGCTCTGTCACACTTACGACtctcatttttgtcttcctgaaaTACACatgctaaaaaggaaaaaaaacctcatatGGAATATTAATCATTATAAGCAATTACTTTGTAGTTACATTATTGCCAGTTCTAGaaaactgaactaaaaaaaaatatctagagGAACCGATACTGTTGTTAGGTATTTATATAAGCTCAAAATACCAGCTATGTGGAAGCAGAAGAATGAAGATGGTAGCACCAAGGTTTAAACCAAGTCCAATCCCAATATTATTTGGGAAGTCCAGTAAAAATCCACAATAGCATCAAAACATGTTCGCTGTAgccacagtattttaaatacgTCTAATTATTTgtgtaaatataaatttaacAATGACAAATGTTAGGTAACCAAAATCACTGATAACTAAAAAAGTTTACAGAAAAACTACAAATTCAACTTCCACATTCTGACTTATGTGAAGTCCAATTCCAACATGAAATTATGCGTTCCGTTTGGATAccagtttttaaaggaaagacaaaaaaaaaaaaaaaaaaggtttactAGAGTAACCAGACTATTTCTTTTGCTCACAGAGGAAGTATCAAAATTTGGGAAAAAGTTTACCTCATTGCACAAACTCGATGACTTCAGTGCGTTCACTGAAAACTTCCTCGTAATTCTCAACATTGTAGCTCCCATCTCTAAAGCTGTTCCCTGCCAAGATAAGTAAACCAAACGTTTATGACAGGAAATGGGTAACGATATTACTTGCATGCAAATCAATCATGAAACTTAACAGTTTTTCAAGTTAGGTCAGGTTACGATTTTCCAGGTTACTGCTTTGCAGGTTAAATCAGTGTCAGATCTGTAAAAGTAATGCTATTAAGCCTTAAAAATGCAGCATAACTGCATGCCTGCAAACACTAAATAGATCTCTCAAAGAAATCTGCAAatcataaagcagaaaaattaacatCAGAGCTCACACTCATGCTCAGATAAGCTCCCGAGTGCCGATTACTGACCAGTGAAGCACAAATAGCTCTTCTGAttttgaaggaggaaagggCGCAGGAAGAGCATGTATTTgggacagaaaaaacagaatgcaTTAAATACGACGAGTTGTTCAGCATCACCAAAACCACTGCGACACAAAGCCCAAGGGCAGAGGCTCCAGAAGCATTCCTAGCTGGCTGCTGCTTATTTAAGGAGACAGCCATATCGCGCGCCGGCGACTCGGCGCTTCGGGGTAGAGTTTCACAGTGAAGGGAAGGAGGCTTGCCCGCCGGCCCACTCCCATCCCCTCGCCTCAGGAGCCACAGGCCGTCTCCTAGAGCCGCCGCTGCCCTTTGCGGAGCTGGACGGCAGCGGTGCCCCCACGCTGTCCCACTACAAGCCGCCCAGGCGGCCGCTCCCCAAACCGCCACTGCCCTCCCTGCCGTGTATACGCACCGCTGGCACGCTACTCCGCCGGCCCCCGCCTTACCCCCTCTCCCTCCAGAGGAAGAGCTCTAACAAGGCCAAGCCTGGGCTTGCGggcctgccccggccccggccgggaCAGCCGCCATACCGCCGGAAGGCGCGCTCACGCTTCCTCTCCCCGCCGGCCCCATCACCTCACGGCCCCGGGTTCCGACCTCCCGACCCGCCCCGACAGACCCAGGAGGCAAAAAGCGCTGCTCCGGCCTCACCCCACTCCGTGTCCCCTTCCCGGCCCCGCCAAGTCGGGCGCGCAGCTCCTCGGGGGACGCGGACTGCCGCCTCCCCGCCAGCAGGAACCAAAGcgccgccgggggcggggggggggaagcgttTCCAGCCGGGGCCCCTTCTCCGCCGGCCCGCCCTTTTCGCTGCGGAGGCGGCCGCAGGGCGGAGGGATCGGCGGAGCGAGGGGAGAGACCGCGGAGCCGCCGCCATGGTGGGAGacggggcggccgggcgggaCGGCGGCgacggggcgggggaggggTGAAGGGGCGCAGCGGTGAAGCGGCGGAGCGGGCCCCGGCGGCCCGCGCGGAGGGTGCCGCCGTCGGGCCGCGGCCTGCTGCTCGGGCCCCCGCCGCGTGGCGCGGGTGAGGGCGCAGCGCCGGCGCCGGCCGCCCGGTCCTCGGCCGCCGGTACCCGCTGACGGCGCTGCCTTGTGCCCACAGCCGCAGAACGAGTACATCGAGCTGCACCGCAAGCGCTATGGGTACCGCCTGGACTACCAcgagaagaggaggaagaaggagggcCGCGAGGCTCACGAGCGGTCGCGGAAGGCGAAGAAGATGATCGGGCTGAAGGCCAAGCTGTACCACAAGCAGCGGCACGCCGAGAAGATACAGATGAAGAAGACGTGAGTACCCGCCCAGTCATCCTGACGTTTGAAGGACGGGATGCGACGTCCGTGGCGTTGGAAAGGACTGCTTACCGCGGGGGTCGGTCACGCGTGTGCTTTTGGAGAGCGCTCAGGGCGTAGGGGAACGTGGGTTTTGCCACAGTGAAGACTCTTCTCGCTGGATGTTAACAATTCCGCTCCTAAAAGGATTCTTTAAGAGAAGAGCTGGTTAGCAACAGCAGTGACGATGTCACTGCGACAGAAATACGACTGCGTGTTCTTGGGGCTTTTACATCAACTGCTGTATTAGCATAGCAACAGGCAGCGGGCGCTTTTTTAACACCGTTAATAGAAAAAGTACAGTAACATACAGAGCGTTTGAGCAGAACGTGAGGCTTGTCTTCCAGGATAAATTAAAATATCGAGCATAGGTAAACAGAAACGTTTTTCTGAAAACTCTTTCTGTTGTTCAGAAATTGAAGTCAAAGCTGTTAACAATATTCTTTATGGCTAGTGAACTTAGTATCTGTCCACCATGTcgtttttgttgttttccaagCATAGACAGTTCTTTTCCTCTGCTACTTGTAAAGGTATTGGGCTTGTTAACTTGTCTGTGAGCCTTCCgccctcccccacccccccgaaCGGCCTCAAAATTAACAGAACACGACCCCTTTTACACACACACGTTCCTCAGATTTGTAAGCATTGACGTTAAATCTTGGAAGAGTAGTAGCATGTTATTTTTTGTCAGAGAAGGCTACTCTCTCTCAAAGTGCTTGGCTGCTTGTGTTAAGTCATTCAGAAATTCATTAATAAGATTTATGTCTTGTGTTCCTGACTTGACAGGAATTGACAAGTTTTTATGCACCATGCAGTCTGTCAGTTGTTACATTAAGCAAAGTTACTagtttactttgaaaattatttaggaTTATTccttaaatataaatatgtactTGTTTACAAAtatctcttaaaagaaaattttgagtAGGCACAAGCTAAGTTAAAGGATATATgtaaaaatgagcttttcttttttctactcttaatactggttttctttccttgcagcaTTAAGATGCAcgaaaagagaaatacaaagaaaaagaatgatgaaaaaaCACCTAAAGGAGCTGTACCAGCATACCTGCTGGACAGAGAGGGCCAGTCCCGGGCTAAGGTTCTCTCTAACATGatcaagcagaaaagaaaagaaaaagctgtaagtAACTGTATTAAAATTCAGATACTTACTGTTACTTGTGACAATGACCAGTTTGTGTTGCTGATGCTCAGGTGACTTACAGCCTACAAGCAAAGTCTACACACTGATATTGTACAAAATCTGAAACCTTGAGTAACTGAGCAATCTAGGACAAAGTAAGCATATGGAATATCTTgattttaataactttaaatgctaattaaaacaAGTAGCTATGAGTTGTATAAAAAGTATGGCATACCACTACTCTTTTGGGAAATTTTATCTTATGCTTTTATTGTCCCCTTTCATTTAGCAATGTGGCATTTAAGactattgactttttttttccccccttccagGGGAAATGGGAGGTTCCTGTGCCAAAGGTCCGTGCacaaggagaaacagaagttttaaaagtaattcgtacaggaaagagaaagaagaaggcCTGGAAAAGAATGGTTAccaaagtttgttttgttggagATGGCTTTACTAGGAAGCCTCCTAAATACGAACGCTTCATTCGACCAATGGTAATGTTCTTGAGCCTTAAAGAACCTTTAAGTAATAATTCTTTTGACTTACTGCTTTCAGTTCCTGTGGCAAGGAAACTTTCTTCTGTGATAATGCACTTGATTACTACCAATGTAGAACATTCCTATTAGCTTCCTCGCAGAAATCTAAACATAGAATAGCCTGAGGGTGGAGAGATGCCCCTGCAGTCACAGTTTCCATTGAAATCTCTGGTCTTACTCCCATAACTCAGATGATGCCAGTAACTTAAAAGTTCTGAGCTGTCAAATTAGCACGGGAAGGTCTTCAGCAAAGGCACTTTGAATAGCTTTTAAAGTTGGAGGCTTCTTTTTCAAACTACTGTGATTCTGTCAGCTGCAGAAGCCAGCTCTGTTCTAGGACTCCAGAACTCCCTCCTTCTGGCTTGTTAAGTAAGCTTGAAGCATAGTCGTGACCATAAGCAAGGGAAATGCTGTGCCTCCAGCCTGACCTTTTCTTACACAGCTGCAGGAACAATGCTTGGGCTCTAACAGCGCACAGGAGGAACAATTAAACTCACTAAGACAGCACAGTTTTTCTATAAATACCTGTTCCTCAC
Proteins encoded:
- the NSA2 gene encoding ribosome biogenesis protein NSA2 homolog, coding for MPQNEYIELHRKRYGYRLDYHEKRRKKEGREAHERSRKAKKMIGLKAKLYHKQRHAEKIQMKKTIKMHEKRNTKKKNDEKTPKGAVPAYLLDREGQSRAKVLSNMIKQKRKEKAGKWEVPVPKVRAQGETEVLKVIRTGKRKKKAWKRMVTKVCFVGDGFTRKPPKYERFIRPMGLRFKKAHVTHPELKATFCLPILGVKKNPSSPLYTTLGVITKGTVIEVNVSELGLVTQGGKVIWGKYAQVTNNPENDGCINAVLLV